tacccaccaagtttcatgcccatccgacagtttttactaatttgacctcagatgaccctggtgacctcaaaatgaccttccaaaaatttggctttaaatgttgactgcacccagcaaatttcatgcccatatgacagtttttactaatttgacctcagatgacccctggtgaccccgaaatgaccttccaaaatttggctttaaatgttgactgtacccaccaagtttcatgcccatccgacagttttactaatttgacctcagatgacccctggtgacctcgaaatgaccttccaaaaatttggctttaaatgttgactgtacccaccaagtttcatgcccatccgacagtttttactaatttgacctcagatgacccctggggacctcgaaatgaccttccccaaATAtcgctttaaatgttgactgcacccaccaaatttcatgcccatatgacagtttttactaatttgacctcagatgacccctggtgaccccgaaatgaccttccaaaaatttgggtttaaatgttgactgtacccaccaagtttcatgcccatccgacagttttactaatttgacctcagatgacccctggtgacctcgaaatgaccttccaaaaatttggctttaaatgttgactgtacccaccaagtttcatgcccatacgacagttttactaatttgacctcagatgacccctggtgaccttgaaatgaccttccacaaatttggctttaaatgttgactgcacccaccaagtttcatgcccatacgagtttttactaatttgacctcagatgaaccctagatgacctcagtgaccttgacccactaaccaatacaaaccggttctgtctcgggtcaagatgcacccacccaccaagtttgaggaacgtgcaacccctagtctccgagaaaataggcggaaggcaaactttaaccaaaactttaaccaaatttgtcacatccacacacacacacatacatacacacatacggaaaagtgattatatagtctcctgccttatcaggcgagacaaaaaatgatggcacttagtgtacatgcacatataacattaaagatgatctgCAACATCtggaaatactggcactttttatcatagaattttatatctcttcaaagtaggctacaaatatgattatgtaccaatctgatcaaaatacaactacatcaagaaaatattgcaaataaattagaTATCTTTGCACgtactgcacacttcagtttactatttctcattgcaaaattattttgtacacataagcccaggggtagatttaccatagggcagagtgggcccagatgccacggtctttgggggccaaaactgatacctgtgtacatttgcgtgaccaaatgaatctaatatttgaccatttgagctttttgcataaattagttccaattttaacaatatttgaccattcaagcttcaatatggccaaaaaaTTTTTATGCGGTTCAAGCAAGCATTTATACTATCATAATATAGCCcgttatgctgatgtgcctatgaacctccaaataaatcctctatttcatttatccctgttaaatcagataaacaccctgatttttccttgtgcttgtatttcatgcgcaattgtcccactgggaatgttttaaacatttgcctccctcaatgacatgtgacccagaaaccacaccactggaaacaacactattaagtatgtttgttatacgataatggggggtcaaaaagttgtacgaaaagagggggtcaaaaaagtttagcggtccatcgagggggggtcaaaaaagttttcgagcgaaaaatttgaggaagaccagcccccctaccaaagtattaatgaacactccctaaagttCAATTCCTAGAATGTACACTTATATTAAGATTATACATATTCATCTAAAAAATGACATGTTAAGGCTGTATActgtccatcacctgtcacttggtagtcttgtaacatgtctaatggcgctgcccatgggcacttgtttaattcgaattaatcaattcgatattatagactgtccAAGGACCACATCACTTTCCATACACCTGTTATAACGAAaccatgacctaaatctccctcACAgcggaatgtagatttcaaatagaatcaacCATTCAagtaacttgaaattcacactccctgcagtGTCGAAGATATAGATTAATAAGCTCATGCATGTCTTCCGTTGGGGGTATATGTTAGACACTGGCAGGTAAAGGCTCCGTTTACAGTTTCACACAAACCACCATTTACACAGGGATTCGGTTCGCAGTCATTTACATCTATAATGTATAAAAACAGAGAGTGCACAAATCTGAATTACAAAAAAAGCAAGGAGTAGTTAATCACAAAATTAACGCtgcataggggagagcggggagtgttcgccctaggggcaggttcgcccaccccttgtttctcagcaatACGGCTATCGGGAAATTTGGTGATGgaaaaattaggtgacataggtcattataaacttctcatattagctacagCGCAATATAAcgcgtgttcatcgaactgcagccaaaacaaaaaattacaccaaaacgtaattgtttcttgcattaataatgttgtattatcattgatacataaatacagatggttttaatggaaatctgtattgggaacatgggatttgtcaaagatttaatgcagttataaactccttatcgatttgtattttgcataccctgaagaaaatgcaaaaatgtgcacaaggggcacgttcgccattttgaggatggggcatagtcgccctatatcttccccgggcggacttactccaaactggagggcgaacctgccccatcagcgtattatgcaaaatatttataattataccattaaacattAAACAAGgcaaaactactgaaaagcatgttttttaaagttttgtggtatcagtattactcatacctccgtttatgtcctaatccataatctctcCGAAGTTTTAAACAttgaacactccccgctctcccctactattGTTTTGCCTTAATGAGAGTACAATATGAATTTATTTGATACGATGGGGATAAATATAATCCTGCTTACTTAATCCACATTTATCACCAATGAACCCATGTAGACATGTACAAGTGTAAGTGTCGACTCCATCATTACATATTCCTCCATGCAGGCAAGTAGTAGGAAGGCAATCATCCACATctacaaaaaataaatttataaaatcaaaaggtatgtttctcttttcattttttaattatttaaatgaaaagttcattaggctaaaaaaaaggtatgtctcaaagcccacgcgTGTGTTCATTTTCCTTAGcgtgtccatgtcagctgaaacagctTTTATCCTGTGTACTTTTTAACACTCGGAAATGACATCTtcattcaaaatttagttttaaatttttttttaaaattccgcattcgtttttgaaactgccatgggctttgagacataccaattttttttggccttatacttCTATGGTTTCAACAAGCTATTCTTCATAAATGATTTCAATTTAAGAAATCAATATTAGATGTCACAGAATTATGTTTGCTCTACTTTTTCTCAATGTTAGATTTTGCAAACATTCAAATAACTTAATTTCACACCACCTGAAATTGAAGAATACATATTctacattaaaataataatacattataattatTGCCCTATAGAAGCAGAAAGGGTCTTAAATTTCTTTGTAGATAttaaccaagcaaacacaaaaacgttttaaataagttatattttggctattggtttaggtaaaacgttttaataacattaaaatgtcgggttatacaaaggtcatgaaaacgttttaaaacgttttgtatgaaaacacactacaacaatatttttgaaatattttcgaaatgttattgtaaactatttttgcaaacattttgccaaatattatgtcaacacttaaaggggcatttcatgatccacagcctcatcccccacttttctcaaaaaaagttgagatttttatatcactggaaacctctggctacataatgtttatgtacaaaatatttcttgcagattaattcgttttgcaaagatatcgtgcaatttgaatttcgttctggtgcaccagaacgaaattacaacgcattgtctatgcacataatcatgcataactcgcatacgcaaaatcggaatcaactgaaattttgggaatagacttttttcgtggatatgtactgaaaaatgtcataaaaagaggatgctaggatcacgaaacactcttttaaataacattatgttaaaatattggca
This genomic interval from Amphiura filiformis unplaced genomic scaffold, Afil_fr2py scaffold_21, whole genome shotgun sequence contains the following:
- the LOC140143375 gene encoding uncharacterized protein; its protein translation is MIIMEIYFIQWNHQLLFVLGAYLFQMCLTQAANDCGVNPCLNGGTCTDGLDAYTCTCADGIEGTNCETNVDDCLPTTCLHGGICNDGVDTYTCTCLHGFIGDKCGLNVNDCEPNPCVNGGLCETVNGAFTCQCLTYTPNGRHA